In one window of Arachis ipaensis cultivar K30076 chromosome B06, Araip1.1, whole genome shotgun sequence DNA:
- the LOC107605353 gene encoding uncharacterized protein LOC107605353: MGSYRKGKVALDCFRTLASKVLPQNKNFQRGSRIFQSRYLDSGSKVSNANGFKSFSSIPTRVVTWGGGFNRNLHNRFNVGGRRFYYVDPYNVHHFRPRGPRKWFENPRHVFIVVVVGSGILITMYFGNLETIPYTKRTHWILLSKAMERQLGEAEFEKLKASFKGKILPPIHPQSVRIRMISKEIIDALQRGLSKEQIWSDVGYASAHVTGFEGHTEETLKSLTDASADGKAESGWPKEDEILDDSWVQQSRKKGHEKGPATSHLDGLNWEVLVVNEEVVNAFCLPGGKIVVFTGLLEHFKSDAEIATIIGHEVGHAVARHSAEGMTKNLWFAILQLILYQFVTPDIVNTMSSLFLRLPFSRRMEMEADYIGLLLIASAGYDPRVAPTVYEKLGKVTGGDSALRDYLSTHPSGRKRAELLSQAKIMEEAFTIYKNARSGRSIEGFL; the protein is encoded by the exons ATGGGTTCTTATAGAAAGGGAAAGGTTGCTCTTGATTGTTTTCGGACCTTGGCTTCAAAGGTTCTTCCCCAAAATAAAAATTTCCAACGTGGTTCGAGGATATTCCAATCTAGGTATTTGGATTCGGGTTCTAAGGTGTCGAATGCCAATGGGTTCAAGTCTTTTTCTTCAATTCCTACTAGGGTAGTCACATGGGGTGGTGGATTTAATAGGAACTTGCACAACCGGTTTAATGTTGGGGGTAGGAGGTTCTATTATGTGGATCCCTACAATGTGCATCATTTCAGGCCTAGAGGGCCAAGGAAGTGGTTTGAGAATCCTAGACATGTATTCATTGTTGTGGTGGTTGGGTCAGGGATATTGATAACTATGTATTTTGGGAATTTAGAAACAATTCCATATACCAAGAGAACCCACTGGATTTTGTTATCTAAAGCCATGGAGAGGCAACTTGGGGAGGCTGAATTTGAGAAACTGAAGGCGAGTTTCAAGGGAAAGATCTTGCCTCCTATACACCCTCAGAGTGTGAGGATAAGGATGATATCAAAGGAAATCATTGATGCCTTGCAGAGAGGGTTGAGCAAGGAACAAATTTGGAGTGATGTTGGTTATGCATCAGCACATGTCACAGGGTTTGAAGGGCATACTGAGGAGACTTTGAAATCGTTGACTGATGCTAGTGCTGATGGCAAGGCAGAAAGTGGTTGGCCCAAAGAAGATGAAATCCTTGATGACAGTTGGGTTCAACAAAGTAGAAAGAAAGGCCACGAGAAAGGGCCAGCTACCTCGCATCTCGATGGATTGAATTGGGAGGTGCTTGTTGTCAATGAGGAGGTTGTCAATGCCTTTTGCCTACCTGGTGGTAAGATTGTTGTATTCACCGGATTGTTAGAGCATTTTAAAAGTGATGCTGAGATTGCCACTATAATTGGACATGAG GTTGGCCATGCTGTGGCCCGACACAGCGCTGAAGGTATGACGAAGAACTTGTGGTTTGCTATCCTGCAGTTGATTCTTTATCAATTTGTCACCCCCGATATCGTCAACACAATGTCTTCTCTTTTCTTGAGGCTACCATTCTCTCGACG GATGGAAATGGAAGCCGATTACATTGGCCTGCTCTTAATTGCTTCCGCCGGATATGATCCACGGGTAGCACCCACAGTGTATGAGAAGTTGGGAAAAGTCACCGGTGGTGACTCCGCACTCAGGGACTATCTCTCTACTCATCCATCTGGAAGAAAGAGAGCAGAGTTGCTCTCCCAGGCCAAAATAATGGAAGAAGCATTCACCATATACAAGAATGCTAGGTCTGGAAGAAGTATTGAAGGATTTCTTTAG